The Musa acuminata AAA Group cultivar baxijiao chromosome BXJ1-8, Cavendish_Baxijiao_AAA, whole genome shotgun sequence genomic sequence GGTCGAGCGGAGGACACGCTCCTCTTTGAAATCTATCTACTAAGAACAATAGCTCGAAGGGAATTACTGTTCTTGGCTTTTATTTATGCAtgctgttatttatttattttagttaCTTTCACAATCTCTTGTCATTTAAAGATCATTTCTTTCTTTGATTACAGAATATATTGATGGTGATTTTTCTTCCTTATATACCAATTAGAAATCCAACAAATTTTTGGGAGCGATCCCTCTGTTTTGTTCTCTGCATCTAGATGCAGCATTGGCATTACCAAGTTCCCTAGATCCCTTATTTGATTTAGGCGATTCCTTCAAGATTAGGGTTTTCATGATTTGAGGAGATGTATCTATTTATTTCATTACTCTTCATTATTCTTtagggtttttgtttttttttgcccAGAGTTGACTTGCAACATTTTGACCAAATCATATACTCGTGAACTGAGAAATTCTTGTGCCCTTTTAAGGCCCATCCATAATTGGTTTCGCAAAAGGAAAATAGTAGTCTAAAGACTCTAAACTCTAAAGCACCTCATTACTTGCCAATATAGAATTTGTTTGAACATAATCAGTTTCTTGGATTGATATGATTCAGTACTGATGGCTCGAGTGTTGACTTGGACAGACACGCTACATTTTCTCGTGCTTCAAAAGTTTACTCTTAACATGTCCTATTATAGTGTACCTTGTATTTATCTTCCTCTGTTTTCCACTCCCTTTTGTTGATATGTTCATTTCTTATCTGCTTGCAGCGTGTTCTCTACGTGGACATTGATATCCACCATGGAGATGGTGTCGAGGAGGCTTTCTTCACAACTGATAGAGTAATGACAGTCTCATTCCACAAGTTTGGAGAATATTTTCCTGGGACAGGACATTTACTCGACAATGGCTATGGGAAAGGGAAATATTATGCTGTAAATGTCCCTTTAAATGATGGAATTGATGATGAGAGCTACCATTATCTATTCAAACCTATCATAGCAAAAGTTATGGAAGTTTTCAACCCTGATGCTGTGGTGCTTCAATGTGGTGCCGACTCCTTATCTGGAGACAGGTTGGGTTGTTTCAATCTTTCTGTCAAAGGCCATGCAGAGTGCGTAAGATACCTTCGATCTTTTAATGTGCCACTGATGCTGCTTGGTGGAGGTGGCTATACATTACGTAATGTTGCTCGCTGTTGGTGTTACGAGGTATGAAATGCTTTTTTTTATCAAACCAATTGTTTGTGCAAGTTCGTCAATTACACCATTTTCTAGTAGTATGGTATTTTTTATGTCCTATGGGTCCATGTAGTGGATTGTTTATTGTTAGAATCTAAAGCGATTAACTTATGTTTTATTTCTCTAATCATGACATATTAACTTATCAGTGTTCTTGTTTCAGTTAACTCTAGTATTAGATTCACATTTTACTTAACATTTGGCAaagattttgtttcttttttttttaaatattactaCCGTTCATGATTTTTTGATACATAACTTTCACATCTTGCAAGTTAACTAATAATATCTGGTCACCTGACATGCATAACCATTTTGCCACTGTAAATATGAATATTACAAACTTTCTACAAGGATATACTGTCTTCATACTTTGTTTAGTTTTTCTTACTCAATTCTAACTGCTTTTGGTTTTCAAACTTTTGGTGCAGACTGGAGTCGCCCTTCATGTTGAAGTGAATGACAAGATGCCTGATCATGAATATCTCGGGTACTATGGCCCAGACTATAACATCCATGTCGCAACAAGTAATATGGAAAATAAGAATTCACGCAAGTCATTGGACGATATAAAAGCCAAGATACTAGATAATCTTTCGAAGCTCCAACATGCTCCGAGTGTGCAATTCCAGGAATGGCCAACTGATACGGAGCTTGATGAGGTACTTGCACTCTTTTGTCTTCCTTTGCTGTCAACTTGTAATCTGATTTGGCTTGAAAgtactaaaatttttatttctatCATGCTGTTGGATGCTGAATTTTTTGATAATGTGGTTGCTTTTTTCTTAGGCCTTATGTATAGCAATATCTCATTTCTCTTAGTTTTGGACATATGATAAATGTAACAAAATAAAATGTTTACCAAAATATAGTGAAACCCTTTTTTCTGTTTGCTGATCTGTCATACATAGTAGTATCGTTCCAGAACTTGCTTAGTCCAATAGTCAGATCTGTGGTTATGATAATATGTCAATAACAGAGCCttggttttctatttttcttggcaACTTTGTACTCTACTGGCTTCCTTTGATGG encodes the following:
- the LOC103993882 gene encoding histone deacetylase 1-like — its product is MEGAGGGNSLPSTSGADAVKRRVSYFYDPDVGNYYYGLGHPMKPHRIRMTHALLEKYGLLDRMKVIHPQLARDRDLCAFHTDEYVAFLQSANPETLTNPCVARRFNITDDCPVFYRLFEFCQTYTGASVDAAKELNRSNADIVINWSGGLHHAKRSEASGFCYVNDIVLAILKLLENHDRVLYVDIDIHHGDGVEEAFFTTDRVMTVSFHKFGEYFPGTGHLLDNGYGKGKYYAVNVPLNDGIDDESYHYLFKPIIAKVMEVFNPDAVVLQCGADSLSGDRLGCFNLSVKGHAECVRYLRSFNVPLMLLGGGGYTLRNVARCWCYETGVALHVEVNDKMPDHEYLGYYGPDYNIHVATSNMENKNSRKSLDDIKAKILDNLSKLQHAPSVQFQEWPTDTELDEEDENQEETNEDLNSDTAKLL